A single genomic interval of Monodelphis domestica isolate mMonDom1 chromosome X, mMonDom1.pri, whole genome shotgun sequence harbors:
- the LOC103105011 gene encoding heterogeneous nuclear ribonucleoproteins C1/C2-like: MSRKGKSSISSMNEEDALAFASEEGKGDDLQEIKKELVKIEEKVDALLASLEQMESDPSEQCEPYVRSRPEEEMESNAGLQETEANMEMEETGGGGGGDGAAGAAGASGSNRA, from the coding sequence ATGTCCCGCAAAGGCAAGAGCAGCATCTCTTCCATGAACGAGGAGGATGCCCTTGCATTTGCGTCTGAAGAAGGGAAAGGCGATGATCTGCAGGAAATCAAGAAGGAGCTGGTGAAGATCGAGGAGAAGGTGGATGCCCTGCTGGCCAGCCTAGAGCAGATGGAGAGTGATCCCAGTGAGCAGTGCGAGCCCTATGTGAGAAGCAGGCcggaggaggagatggagagcAACGCTGGCCTGCAGGAGACCGAGGCCAACATGGAGATGGAGGAGAccggaggaggtggaggaggcgATGGTGCCGCTGGTGCTGCCGGGGCCAGTGGAAGTAACCGTGCTTAA